Proteins encoded in a region of the Saccharothrix ecbatanensis genome:
- a CDS encoding TIGR02569 family protein gives MTPSPEPPPSHVRAAFGARDAEPELIDGGPVWRCGDAAIRPAGKPAEATWVAKTLDTLDVDNLRVARPLRSTDGRYVVGGWAATKYLSGRAEPRHDEVVDVAVKLHRATVELPKPRFLDARADLFATADRCAWDEEQADLDPDLGGRLFELCAAYRKPVTAKPQVVHGDLFGNVLFAGDAAPAIIDFAAYWRPGTYGAAVVVVDAMAWGGADHGILQRWAHLEEWPQILLRATLFRLAVHALHPRSSRQSLVGLERMAARVVESL, from the coding sequence GTGACCCCATCCCCGGAGCCGCCACCGTCGCACGTGCGCGCCGCTTTCGGCGCGCGGGACGCCGAACCGGAGTTGATCGACGGCGGTCCGGTGTGGCGGTGCGGGGACGCGGCCATCCGCCCGGCGGGCAAGCCGGCCGAGGCCACCTGGGTCGCCAAGACGCTCGACACCCTGGACGTCGACAACCTGCGCGTCGCCCGTCCCCTGAGGTCCACCGACGGCCGGTACGTCGTCGGCGGCTGGGCGGCGACCAAGTACCTGTCCGGCCGCGCCGAGCCCCGGCACGACGAGGTCGTGGACGTCGCCGTGAAGCTCCACCGCGCGACCGTCGAGCTGCCCAAGCCGCGGTTCCTGGACGCGCGCGCCGACCTGTTCGCCACCGCCGACCGCTGCGCGTGGGACGAGGAGCAGGCCGACCTCGACCCGGACCTGGGCGGCCGGCTGTTCGAGTTGTGCGCGGCCTACCGCAAGCCCGTCACGGCCAAGCCCCAAGTCGTCCACGGCGACCTGTTCGGCAACGTCCTGTTCGCCGGTGACGCGGCCCCCGCGATCATCGATTTCGCCGCCTACTGGCGTCCCGGAACGTACGGCGCGGCGGTCGTCGTGGTCGACGCGATGGCCTGGGGTGGCGCGGATCACGGCATCCTCCAGCGCTGGGCGCACCTGGAGGAGTGGCCGCAGATCCTCCTGCGGGCGACCCTGTTCCGCCTCGCGGTCCACGCCCTGCACCCCCGTTCGAGCCGACAATCTCTCGTCGGGCTGGAGCGGATGGCCGCCCGGGTCGTCGAATCACTGTGA